The Takifugu rubripes chromosome 7, fTakRub1.2, whole genome shotgun sequence genome has a segment encoding these proteins:
- the LOC101071800 gene encoding LOW QUALITY PROTEIN: single-minded homolog 1-A-like (The sequence of the model RefSeq protein was modified relative to this genomic sequence to represent the inferred CDS: inserted 1 base in 1 codon), translating to MKEKSKNAARTRREKENSEFYELAKMLPLPSAITSQLDKASIIRLTSSYLRMRILFPEGLGDSWGHVSRGRRADGVGQDLGSHLLQTLDGFIFVVAPDGKIMYISETASVHLGLSQVELTGNSLYEYIHPADHDEMTAVLTAHPPCHSHFFHEYEVERSFFVRMKCVLAKRNAGLTCGGYKVIHCSGYLKIRQYSLDMSPFDGCYQNVGLVAVGHSLPPSAVTEIKLHSNMFMFRASLDLKLIFLDARVAELTGYEPQDLIDKTLYHHVHSCDSFHLRSAHHMLLLKGQVTTRYYRFLAKHGGWVWVQSYATIVHNSRSSRPHCIVSVNYVLTETEYKGLQLSLDQTTSKTSLVHSNAGGGVLTPRSRGSRSKPKTRLSPYTQYPSFQLERSESDQGSSWGSSPLTDSASPQLDHSDSLDGSCTYRQFADTQLLCNSLYREQLYGATSGRAHTQGQGCERGRCEAGRYFLGPPPMTREVWWGGARPIISLTKSSLENHMTAAHSCHGPGHWDEDRMASSPDGGSASDSGDLYQMKPYLCSPQQPSKSQTLMGATQQTIKEEEGRLHLQKSVAVMPAGPAEVLPKVSTSRFSSEYCQGSLPQTMLCPGLDQVXHPVPSPLPLIELSSQGSEHLHKLKDHHPHRPCPPLSLPLHHPLGRPAACSASPSPTSVLYSSHSYPRPYLDKHAAFSLTGYSLEHLSDPENLRGYCASATDDPSYGISPHLHVPTEQTPGHKGASVIITNGS from the exons ATGAAGGAGAAGTCCAAGAACGCCGCCCGGACGCGGCGGGAGAAGGAGAACAGCGAGTTTTATGAGCTGGCCAAGATGCTGCcgctgccgtccgccatcaccTCGCAGCTGGACAAGGCCTCCATCATCCGGCTGACCAGCAGCTACCTGAGGATGCGGATCCTGTTCCCTGAAG GTCTCGGGGACTCGTGGGGTCACGTGAGTCGCGGCAGGCGCGCGGACGGAGTCGGTCAGGATCTGGGATCTCACCTGCTGCAG ACGTTAGACGGCTTCATCTTTGTCGTTGCTCCGGATGGTAAAATAATGTACATCTCAGAGACGGCGTCGGTCCACCTGGGACTGTCTCAG GTGGAGCTGACGGGGAACAGCCTCTACGAGTACATCCACCCCGCCGACCACGACGAGATGACGGCCGTCCTGACCGCCCACCCGCCGTGTCACTCCCACTTCTTTCACG AGTACGAGGTGGAACGCTCCTTCTTTGTGAGGATGAAATGTGTCCTCGCCAAAAGGAACGCGGGTCTGACCTGCGGAGGCTACAAG GTGATCCACTGCAGCGGCTACCTGAAGATCCGTCAGTACAGCCTGGACATGTCCCCCTTTGACGGCTGCTACCAGAACGTGGGCCTGGTGGCCGTGGGCCACTCGCTGCCGCCCAGCGCCGTCACCGAGATCAAGCTGCACAGCAACATGTTCATGTTCAGGGCCAGCCTGGACCTGAAGCTCATCTTCCTGGACGCACG ggtaGCAGAGCTGACAGGATATGAGCCGCAGGATCTAATCGACAAGACTCTGTATCATCACGTGCACAGCTGTGACTCCTTCCACCTTCGCTCTGCTCATCACATGT TGTTGCTGAAGGGTCAGGTCACCACCAGGTACTACCGCTTCCTGGCCAAGCACGGCGGCTGGGTCTGGGTCCAGAGTTACGCCACCATCGTGCACAACAGCCGCTCATCCCGACCTCACTGCATCGTCAGCGTCAACTATGTTCTCAC GGAGACGGAGTATAAAGGCCTCCAGCTGTCTCTGGACCAGACTACGTCCAAAACCTCACTGGTCCACAGCAACGCTGGGGGTGGAGTCCTGACTCCCAGGTCGAGAGGATCCAGGTCCAAACCCAAGACCAGACTCTCACCCTACACACAG TATCCCAGTTTCCAGCTGGAGCGATCAGAGTCCGACCAGGGCAGCTCGTGGGGCAGCAGCCCCCTGACGGACTCGGCCTCCCCTCAGCTGGATCACAGTGACAGTCTGGATGGTTCCTGCACCTACAGGCAGTTCGCAGACACCCAGTTGCTCTGCAACAGTCTGTACAGAGAGCAGCTCTACGGCGCCACCAGCGGCCGTGCTCACACTCAGGGTCAAGGCTGCGAGCGGGGCCGGTGTGAGGCCGGCCGCTACTTCCTCGGGCCACCTCCAATGACCAGGGAGGTATGGTGGGGCGGAGCACGGCCCATCATATCCTTGACCAAGAGTTCTTTGGAGAATCACATGACAGCGGCCCACAGCTGCCACG GTCCAGGCCACTGGGATGAGGACAGAATGGCCAGTTCTCCAGATGGAGGTTCTGCCAGTGACTCAGGGGACCTCTACCAGATGAAACCGTACCTCTGCAGCCCACAGCAGCCGAGCAAGAGCCAGACTCTTATGGGAGCCACCCAGCAGACGATCAAAGAAGAGGAAGGTCGACTTCATCTACAGAAGAGCGTTGCAGTCATGCCTGCAGGACCTGCAGAGGTGCTGCCCAAGGTCTCGACCTCCCGGTTCAGTTCTGAATACTGTCAGGGTTCCCTACCACAGACCATGTTGTGTCCAGGTTTGGATCAGG ACCACCCTGTGCCCAGTCCGCTCCCACTAATCGAACTCAGCAGCCAAGGGTCTGAGCACCTCCACAAGCTCAAGGACCACCACCCACACAGACcttgcccccccctctctttgccCCTGCACCACCCATTGGGCCGGCCAGCCGCGTGCTCAGCATCCCCCAGCCCCACTTCTGTCCTTTACTCTTCACACTCGTACCCGCGGCCATACTTGGACAAGCATGCGGCTTTTTCTCTGACCGGCTACAGCCTGGAGCACTTGTCTGACCCAGAGAACCTGCGAGGTTACTGCGCCTCAGCCACCGACGACCCCAGCTACGGCATCAGCCCTCACCTTCACGTACCTACGGAGCAGACCCCCGGACACAAAGGCGCATCGGTAATCATCACCAACGGGAGCTAA